A window of the Thalassospira indica genome harbors these coding sequences:
- a CDS encoding RNA polymerase sigma factor, with translation MKPWQNTLSKLFEDHRRQLVSMANRRIGDREAANEIVQDVYARLLLSGDHGTDEENVKVLYASVRNAVIDHHRSTAGRTGLMRRILPVQLWQRETSSPHDHAQSRQALSALDRALLELSPKVREMFVLHRVEGVSNAKLAQKYGISVSAVEKQLARTMRHCQQRLEDYRDTD, from the coding sequence ATGAAGCCCTGGCAGAACACGCTCTCAAAACTGTTTGAGGACCACCGTCGGCAACTGGTCTCGATGGCTAATCGCCGTATCGGTGACCGTGAGGCGGCGAATGAAATTGTTCAGGACGTCTATGCCAGACTGTTGCTTTCGGGGGATCACGGAACGGACGAAGAAAACGTCAAGGTTCTTTATGCATCGGTGCGCAACGCCGTGATTGATCATCATCGCAGCACAGCGGGGCGCACGGGGCTCATGCGCCGAATTTTACCGGTCCAGTTGTGGCAGAGAGAAACATCTTCCCCGCACGATCATGCCCAGTCGCGCCAAGCGCTTTCGGCGCTTGATCGGGCCTTGCTGGAACTTTCCCCCAAGGTGCGCGAGATGTTTGTTTTGCATCGGGTCGAAGGGGTTTCAAACGCAAAACTGGCGCAGAAATACGGAATATCTGTCAGCGCAGTGGAAAAGCAACTTGCACGCACCATGCGCCATTGCCAGCAACGTCTGGAAGATTATCGGGATACAGAT